The proteins below come from a single Pseudomonas chlororaphis genomic window:
- a CDS encoding permease DsdX (member of the Gnt family of gluconate transporters; not involved in gluconate transport; unknown function) translates to MAPAFGYWLLVYAAIAIIALIVLIARYRLNPFIVITLVSIGLALLAGMPPSGVVGAYEAGVGKTLGHIALVVALGTMLGKMMAESGGAERLAQTLIERFGERNAHWAMVCIAFLVGLPLFFEVGFVLLVPIAFTIARRVGVSILMVGLPMVAGLSVVHALVPPHPAAMLAVQAFQASVGQTLLYAILIGIPTAIIAGPLYAKFIVPRIPLPAENPLERQFLDREPRARLPGFGITLGTILLPVILMLIGGWANLISTPGSGFNQFLLFIGNSVIALLLATLLSFWTLGLAQGFNRESILKFTNECLAPTASITLLVGAGGGLNRILVDAGVTQQIVGLAQAFQLSPLVMGWLFAALMRVATGSATVAMTTASGIVAPVAISLGYPHPELLVLATGAGSVIFSHVNDGGFWLIKEYFNMTVAQTFKTWTVLETLISLVAFGLTLGLARLL, encoded by the coding sequence ATGGCCCCTGCTTTCGGATACTGGCTGCTGGTCTATGCGGCCATCGCCATCATTGCGCTGATCGTGCTGATCGCCCGTTACCGGCTCAATCCGTTCATCGTGATCACGCTGGTGTCCATCGGCCTGGCGTTGCTGGCGGGGATGCCGCCGTCGGGCGTGGTGGGGGCCTATGAGGCCGGAGTCGGCAAGACGCTGGGGCACATTGCGCTGGTGGTGGCCCTGGGCACGATGCTCGGCAAAATGATGGCCGAGTCCGGCGGGGCGGAGCGGCTGGCGCAGACGCTGATCGAACGCTTCGGCGAGCGCAACGCCCATTGGGCGATGGTGTGCATCGCCTTCCTGGTGGGGCTGCCGTTGTTCTTCGAAGTCGGTTTCGTGCTGCTGGTGCCCATTGCCTTCACCATCGCCCGGCGCGTGGGGGTGTCGATCCTGATGGTGGGGTTGCCGATGGTTGCCGGGCTTTCGGTGGTCCATGCCCTGGTGCCGCCGCATCCGGCGGCGATGCTGGCGGTGCAGGCGTTCCAGGCCTCCGTGGGACAGACCCTGCTGTATGCGATCCTGATTGGCATCCCCACCGCGATCATCGCCGGGCCGCTCTATGCGAAATTCATCGTGCCGCGCATCCCGTTGCCGGCGGAAAACCCGCTGGAGCGGCAGTTTCTCGACCGCGAACCCCGCGCCCGGTTGCCGGGGTTCGGCATCACCCTGGGGACGATCCTGCTGCCGGTGATCCTGATGCTGATCGGCGGTTGGGCCAACCTGATTTCCACGCCGGGCAGCGGTTTCAACCAGTTCCTGCTGTTCATTGGCAACTCGGTGATTGCCTTGCTGCTGGCGACCCTCCTCAGTTTCTGGACCCTCGGCCTGGCCCAGGGCTTCAACCGCGAATCGATCCTCAAATTCACCAACGAATGCCTGGCACCGACGGCGAGCATCACCTTGCTGGTGGGCGCCGGCGGCGGCTTGAACCGGATCCTGGTGGACGCCGGGGTCACCCAGCAGATCGTCGGCCTGGCCCAGGCGTTCCAGTTGTCGCCACTGGTCATGGGCTGGCTGTTCGCGGCCTTGATGCGCGTCGCCACGGGGTCGGCCACGGTGGCGATGACCACGGCCTCGGGTATCGTCGCGCCCGTGGCGATCAGCCTCGGCTACCCGCACCCCGAGCTGCTGGTGCTGGCCACCGGGGCCGGGTCGGTTATCTTTTCCCACGTGAATGACGGCGGCTTCTGGCTGATCAAGGAATACTTCAATATGACCGTTGCCCAGACCTTCAAGACCTGGACGGTGCTCGAAACCCTGATTTCCCTGGTCGCCTTCGGCCTGACCCTCGGGCTTGCGCGTTTGCTCTGA